The window AGCCCAAGCCGAAGCCGCAACCGCCCAAGCCTGTGGAGAAAAAGCCGGAGCCGCCGAAGGAGAAGCCGTCCGAGGAGAAGCCTAGCGACGCGCAACCGACCCAGGCGCCGACGGAGAAGTCCGCGCAACCGGCGCCGGGACCATCGCCGGCGCAACAGGCTGCCAAGGCCAGCTGGGAAGGCACTTTGCTTGCGCACTTGGGCAAGTACAAAAAGTACCCGGCGAGCGCACAGAATCGGGGCAAGCAAGGCACCAACCGTCTGCGCTTCATCGTTGATGGCGAAGGTAATGTGTTGTCGTACGAACTGGTGGGCCGTTCAGGCGTTGCCGATCTGGACCGGGCCACCCTGGAAATGATCCGCCTCGCCCAACCGCTGCCCAAGCCGCCGGCCGACATGCTGACCAATGGCACCATCGAAATCACGGCGCCGTTTCTCTACTCCCTGGAAAAACGCCGCCGCTAAACGCAACACCGCCCCCCCCTGTGGCGAGGGGGCTTGCCCCCGTTGGGTCGCGAAGCGGTCCCAAAGCGGCGTCCGTGTTACCGCATTTGCCCTCTGGGACTGCTACGCAGTCCAACGGGGGCAAGCCCCCTCGCCACGGACGATCACCTGATACAGATACAGCGCGAAAAATGAAGGCACCCGAAAGGTGCCTTTTGCATATCCGCCAGCGGCAAACCGGCATTACCCGGTGTCACTCAACGCATGCACTCTGATAACGTGCGTCTATCGATTGCAGCCGGTATGCTTGGCTCGCAACTTCATGGACGCTTGCTATGACTCTCACAGAATTACGCTACATCGTTACCCTCGCCCAAGAGCAGCATTTCGGCCACGCGGCCGAGCGTTGCCATGTCAGCCAGCCGACCCTGTCGGTGGGCGTGAAAAAGCTTGAAGACGAACTCGGTGTGCTGATTTTCGAGCGCAGCAAGAGTGCCGTGCGCCTGACCCCGGTCGGTGAAGGCATCGTTGCCCAGGCACAGAAAGTCCTGGAACAGGCCCAAGGCATTCGCGAACTGGCCCAGGCTGGCAAAAACCAGCTGACCGCCCCGCTGAAAGTCGGCGCGATCTACACCGTCGGCCCATACCTGTTTCCGCACCTGATTCCACAACTGCACCGGGTCGCCCCGCAGATGCCGTTGTACATCGAAGAAAACTTCACCCACGTGTTGCGCGACAAACTGCGCAACGGCGAGCTCGACGCGATCATCATCGCCCTGCCGTTCAACGAAGCCGACGTGCTGACCCTGCAGCTCTACGACGAGCCGTTCTACGTCCTGATGCCGGCCCAGCACCCGTGGACGCAAAAAGAATCCATCGACGCCGCCCTGCTCAACGACAAGAGCCTGCTGCTGCTCGGCGAAGGCCACTGTTTCCGCGATCAAGTGCTGGAAGCCTGCCCGACCCTCGCCAAAGGCAACGACGGCGCCAAGCACACCACGGTGGAATCCAGCTCTCTGGAAACCATTCGCCACATGGTCGCGTCCGGCCTCGGCATTTCGATCCTGCCGCTGTCGGCAGTCGATAGCCATCACTACGCCCCCGGCGTGATCGAAGTGCGTCCGCTGTCGCCGCCAGTGCCGTTCCGCACCGTGGCCATTGCGTGGCGTGCGAGCTTCCCGCGGCCGAAGGCAATTGAAATCCTCGCTGACTCCATTCGCCTGTGCTCGGTGGCCAAGCCGCCGGTGCCGGTGGTTGCGGCGTAAGTCGCTGTCATGACCGAGTTGTCGCAAGTGTCGGTAACGGCACTCAAGGGTGTCGGCGAGGCCATGGCCGAGAAACTGGCCAAGGTCGGCCTGGAGAATCTCCAGGACGTGCTGTTCCACCTGCCGCTGCGTTATCAGGACCGCACTCGCGTGGTCCCGATCGGCCATTTGCGACCGGGGCAAGACGCCGTGATCGAAGGCACCGTCAGCGGCGCCGACGTGGTCATGGGCCGGCGCCGCAGCCTCGTCGTGCGTCTGCAGGACGGCACCGGCGGGCTCAGTCTGCGCTTCTACCATTTCAGCAACGCCCAGAAAGAAGGCCTCAAACGCGGCACGCGGATTCGCTGCTACGGCGAAGCGCGGCCCGGTGCGTCGGGACTGGAAATCTACCACCCGGAATACCGCGCCATCACCGGCGACGAGCCGCCGCCAGTGGATGAAACCCTGACCCCGGTCTACCCGCTCACCGAAGGCCTGACCCAGCAGCGTCTGCGCCAGTTGTGCATGCAAACCCTGACGATGCTCGGCCCGACCAGCCTGCCCGACTGGCTGCCGACCGAACTGGCCCGGGACTATCAACTGGCGCCGCTGGCCGATGCGATCCGCTACCTGCATCACCCGCCCGCCGATGCCGACGTCGACGAACTCGCCCTCGGTCATCACTGGGCGCAGCACCGTCTGGCCTTCGAAGAACTGCTGACCCATCAGCTGTCCCAGCAACGCCTGCGCGAGAGCATGCGTTCCCTGCGCGCGCCGGCCATGCCGAAAGCGACCAAACTGCCGGCCCAATACTTGGCCAATCTCGGATTTACGCCAACCGGCGCCCAGCAACGGGTCGGCAACGAAATCGCCTACGACCTCAGCCAGCACGAACCGATGCTGCGCCTGATTCAGGGCGACGTCGGCGCGGGCAAAACCGTAGTCGCCGCCCTCGCCGCGCTTCAGGCGCTGGAGGCCGGTTATCAGGTCGCTTTGATGGCGCCCACCGAGATCCTCGCCGAACAGCACTTCATCACCTTCAAGCGCTGGCTCGAACCGCTGGGCATCGAAGTCGCATGGCTGGCCGGCAAGCTCAAGGGCAAAAACCGCGTGGCCGCGCTGGAGCAGATCGCCAACGGCGCACCCATGGTGGTCGGCACTCACGCACTGTTTCAGGAGGAAGTGCAGTTCAAGAACCTCGCGCTGGCGATCATCGACGAACAGCACCGCTTCGGTGTGCAGCAGCGCCTGGCCTTGCGCCAGAAAGGTGTTGGCGGACGGATGTGTCCGCATCAGCTGATCATGACCGCCACGCCGATTCCGCGAACGCTGGCCATGAGCGCCTACGCCGACCTCGACACCTCGATCCTCGACGAACTGCCGCCCGGCCGAACCCCGGTCAACACGGTATTGGTCACCGATACCCGGCGCGTCGAAGTCATCGAGCGCGTACGCGGCGCCTGTGCTGAAGGGCGTCAGGCCTATTGGGTGTGCACGCTGATTGAAGAGTCGGAAGAGCTGACCTGTCAGGCCGCCGAAACCACTTACGAAGACCTCACCGCCGCCCTCGGCGAGTTGAAGGTCGGCCTGATCCACGGCCGCATGAAGCCCGCCGAAAAGGCCGCCGTCATGGCCGAATTCAAGGCCGGCAACCTGCAGCTGCTGGTCGCGACCACCGTGATTGAGGTCGGCGTCGACGTCCCGAATGCCAGCCTGATGATCATCGAAAACCCCGAACGCCTCGGTCTCGCGCAGCTGCACCAATTGCGCGGCCGTGTCGGTCGAGGCAGCGCCGCGAGCCATTGCGTGCTGCTCTACCATCCGCCGCTGTCGCAGATCGGCCGTCAGCGCCTGGGCATCATGCGTGAAACCAACGACGGTTTTGTCATCGCCGAAAAAGACCTCGAACTGCGCGGCCCCGGCGAAATGCTCGGCACGCGCCAGACCGGCCTGCTGCAATTCAAGGTCGCCGACCTGATGCGCGATGCCGATTTACTACCCGCCGTGCGCGACGCCGCCCAGGCTTTGCTGGAGCGCTGGCCGGACCACGTCAGCCCATTACTGGACCGCTGGCTGCGTCATGGGCAGCAATACGGCCAAGTGTGAGCACCGTCGCAGTTTGTCGGCGATGCTTTTAAACAAGCTGGTTATACTCCTGCAATTGTTTGAATACGGATACAGACCATGACAGAAGCTGCCCTCGCCCCCGACACCCTGCACGCTCCGTCTGTTATTCGGTTGCTGCTGGGCAAAATGGGCATTGCCTACGAAGAAGTCCTCGACCACCACGGCCTCAACGCCTCGCGCAAAGTGCAGGCGGTGCTGGTGGACGACGCGGTCGGCGCCCTGATGGTGCTGTTCCCGCAAAGCCAGTTGCTGGACCTCAATCGCCTCGCCGAACTGACCGGTCGCCGCCTCACCGCCGTGCCCACCGAACGCCTGGTGAAAATGCTCGGCAAGCACAACCTGAGCCTACTGCCCGGCCTGCCGGCGCTGACCAGTTCGCCGTGCCTGTACGAAGAAAGCCTGCTGCGCGAACCGAAGTTGCTGATCAACTCGGGCGAGCCGGGCCTGCTGCTGGAAATCACCAGCGAAGATTTCAAGAGCATGCTGACCAAGGCCAGCGCCGCCAACTTCGGCGAGAACCTGACCAGCATCCGCCCGAACCTCGACCGCCCCGACGATGACCGCCAGGAAATCACCCAGGCCGTCCAGGCGTTCACCGCGCGACGCATCCAGCAACGTCTGGAAGAGACCATCGAGATTCCGCCGCTGGCCGAGACCGCGCAGAAAATCATCAAGTTGCGCGTCGACCCCAACGCCACCATCGACGACATCACCGGCGTGGTCGAAACCGACCCGGCGCTGGCCGCCCAAGTCGTCAGCTGGGCCGCGTCGCCGTACTACGCCTCGCCGGGCAAAATTCGTTCAGTGGAAGACGCGATCGTGCGCGTGCTGGGTTTCGACCTGGTGATCAACCTCGCGCTAGGCCTGGCCCTGGGCAAAACCCTGAGCCTGCCCAAAGACCACCCGCAACACACCACGCCGTACTGGCAGCAATCGATCTACACCGCCGCCGTCATCGAAGGCCTGACCCGCGCCATGCCCCGCGCCCAGCGCCCGGAAGCCGGCCTGACCTACCTCGCCGGCCTGCTGCACAACTTCGGCTACCTGCTGCTGGCCCACGTCTTCCCGCCGCACTTCTCGCTGATCTGCCGTCACCTGGAGGTCAACCCGCACCTGTGCCACAGCTACGTCGAGCAACACCTGCTCGGCATCAGCCGCGAACAGATCGGCTCCTGGCTGATGCGCTACTGGGACATGCCCGACGAACTGGCCACCGCCCTGCGCTTCCAGCACGACCCGAGCTACGACGGTGCCTACGCTGAATACCCGAACCTCGTGTGCCTTGCCGTACGCCTGCTGCGCAGCCGCGGCATCGGCTCCGGCCCCGACGAAGACATCCCCGACGCCTTGCTCGAACGCGTCGGCCTGACCCGCGACAAAGCCAACGACGTCGTCAGCAAAGTCCTCGAAGCCGAAGTGCTGCTGCGCGAACTGGCTTCGCAATTCAGCCAGGCCTAAAGCACGACGGGCAAGCCCACTCCCACAGGATTCACGCAATCCCTGTGGGAGCGGGCTTGCCCGCGATGAATCCAACTCAATCCACCTGAATGACACTGAACCCTGTGGCGAGGGGACTTGTCCCCGTTCGGCTGCGCAGCAGTCGCAAACCCCGCCAACACGGTACGCCTGATACAACACAGTCTCAGGCTTTAGGGCCGCTTCGCAGCCCAACGAGGATAAATCCCCTCGCCACAGGGTTAACCATCAACCTCAAGCCTTGGCTTTAGCCTTCGCCTTGCGCGGCTTCAAATACTTGGTCAACCCCTGAAACCAGATCACCAGCGCCGGGTTGCCCTTGATCTGAATCGACTTGTCCTGAATCCCCGTCATAAACGCCAGCTGCTTGTTCTTCGCCTGCATCGTGGCAAAGCCATACGCCGCATCTTTGAACGCAATCGCAAACGCCGGCTCGGCATACACGCCGGACTTGCTGGTAATGCGCTGATCCTTCACAAAGAAATGCCGCGCCACTTTCCCGTCCTGGGTCTGTAATTGGAATACAAGCTCCTTGTCACCCAACTGCTGTTGAAATGCAGGATTAGTCCGACTGGCTTTACCCATCAACAAACCCAGCATCCACAGAAGAAAACGAAATTTCATGCGCACAGCCTCAAAAGGAAAATGAACGGCCGGCGCAGTGTAGCGGCTTCAAGCGAGAACGCCACTGTTGTGCAGCGATAGGAGAAGATGCCGGGGTTTTTGACGCTGATGACTACCAAGTCATTGACGAAACTCGAGTGTTTAAAAGCGTGAATATTTTGATCTTTCTACGCTCGACTCCATAGGACATTTCCTTCAACACGTGGCGCTGTTCATGAACTAGGCAGCCCTCGGCTTCATCGATAGTCTTTTCTCGTCGCCGCAAAATCGGTGACACGGACGTGCAAGTCCGGTCTGGAACACTTTCGTTATGGCTATTGACCGAGCATTTTCTTATGCTCGCGAATCGTTATGGCGACTGTGTGTGGGAGACCTTCGGGTCTGCCGGAGTTCCGGACCGGTCTTGCACACCTATACACAGTTGCCACCTCTTTCGAAGTGCGA is drawn from Pseudomonas sp. 31-12 and contains these coding sequences:
- a CDS encoding energy transducer TonB, yielding MITTRHKLTRYSGSLAVVLGVHALAIALAMNWTARPPIELPPQAMMVELAPVPAPPPPAPPKVITPPQPPAPVEELPIPKLAEVPKAEIVAPKPVKPKPKPKPQPPKPVEKKPEPPKEKPSEEKPSDAQPTQAPTEKSAQPAPGPSPAQQAAKASWEGTLLAHLGKYKKYPASAQNRGKQGTNRLRFIVDGEGNVLSYELVGRSGVADLDRATLEMIRLAQPLPKPPADMLTNGTIEITAPFLYSLEKRRR
- a CDS encoding hydrogen peroxide-inducible genes activator, with amino-acid sequence MTLTELRYIVTLAQEQHFGHAAERCHVSQPTLSVGVKKLEDELGVLIFERSKSAVRLTPVGEGIVAQAQKVLEQAQGIRELAQAGKNQLTAPLKVGAIYTVGPYLFPHLIPQLHRVAPQMPLYIEENFTHVLRDKLRNGELDAIIIALPFNEADVLTLQLYDEPFYVLMPAQHPWTQKESIDAALLNDKSLLLLGEGHCFRDQVLEACPTLAKGNDGAKHTTVESSSLETIRHMVASGLGISILPLSAVDSHHYAPGVIEVRPLSPPVPFRTVAIAWRASFPRPKAIEILADSIRLCSVAKPPVPVVAA
- the recG gene encoding ATP-dependent DNA helicase RecG, with protein sequence MTELSQVSVTALKGVGEAMAEKLAKVGLENLQDVLFHLPLRYQDRTRVVPIGHLRPGQDAVIEGTVSGADVVMGRRRSLVVRLQDGTGGLSLRFYHFSNAQKEGLKRGTRIRCYGEARPGASGLEIYHPEYRAITGDEPPPVDETLTPVYPLTEGLTQQRLRQLCMQTLTMLGPTSLPDWLPTELARDYQLAPLADAIRYLHHPPADADVDELALGHHWAQHRLAFEELLTHQLSQQRLRESMRSLRAPAMPKATKLPAQYLANLGFTPTGAQQRVGNEIAYDLSQHEPMLRLIQGDVGAGKTVVAALAALQALEAGYQVALMAPTEILAEQHFITFKRWLEPLGIEVAWLAGKLKGKNRVAALEQIANGAPMVVGTHALFQEEVQFKNLALAIIDEQHRFGVQQRLALRQKGVGGRMCPHQLIMTATPIPRTLAMSAYADLDTSILDELPPGRTPVNTVLVTDTRRVEVIERVRGACAEGRQAYWVCTLIEESEELTCQAAETTYEDLTAALGELKVGLIHGRMKPAEKAAVMAEFKAGNLQLLVATTVIEVGVDVPNASLMIIENPERLGLAQLHQLRGRVGRGSAASHCVLLYHPPLSQIGRQRLGIMRETNDGFVIAEKDLELRGPGEMLGTRQTGLLQFKVADLMRDADLLPAVRDAAQALLERWPDHVSPLLDRWLRHGQQYGQV
- a CDS encoding aminoacyl-tRNA deacylase and HDOD domain-containing protein, whose amino-acid sequence is MTEAALAPDTLHAPSVIRLLLGKMGIAYEEVLDHHGLNASRKVQAVLVDDAVGALMVLFPQSQLLDLNRLAELTGRRLTAVPTERLVKMLGKHNLSLLPGLPALTSSPCLYEESLLREPKLLINSGEPGLLLEITSEDFKSMLTKASAANFGENLTSIRPNLDRPDDDRQEITQAVQAFTARRIQQRLEETIEIPPLAETAQKIIKLRVDPNATIDDITGVVETDPALAAQVVSWAASPYYASPGKIRSVEDAIVRVLGFDLVINLALGLALGKTLSLPKDHPQHTTPYWQQSIYTAAVIEGLTRAMPRAQRPEAGLTYLAGLLHNFGYLLLAHVFPPHFSLICRHLEVNPHLCHSYVEQHLLGISREQIGSWLMRYWDMPDELATALRFQHDPSYDGAYAEYPNLVCLAVRLLRSRGIGSGPDEDIPDALLERVGLTRDKANDVVSKVLEAEVLLRELASQFSQA
- a CDS encoding helicase yields the protein MKFRFLLWMLGLLMGKASRTNPAFQQQLGDKELVFQLQTQDGKVARHFFVKDQRITSKSGVYAEPAFAIAFKDAAYGFATMQAKNKQLAFMTGIQDKSIQIKGNPALVIWFQGLTKYLKPRKAKAKAKA